In Pyrus communis chromosome 8, drPyrComm1.1, whole genome shotgun sequence, one genomic interval encodes:
- the LOC137743399 gene encoding exosome complex component RRP41-like, with protein sequence MAGKGGATPSTYAPSPTTQKTKSLIFGNDDVDWVRSDGREFHQCRPAFFKTGAVNCASGSAYAEFGNTKVIVSVFGPRESKKAMMYSDIGRLNCDVSYTTFATPVRGQGSDHKEFSSMLHKALEGAIILETFPKTTVDVFALVLESGGSDFPVIISCASLALADAGIMMYDLVASVSVSCLGKNLVIDPILEEESYQDGSLMLTCMPSRYEVTQLTITGEWSTPKVNEGMQICLDACAKLAVIMRACLKGTNSTLEET encoded by the exons ATGGCCGGGAAAGGAGGAGCAACCCCAAGCACTTACGCGCCGTCTCCGACGACCCAGAAGACCAAATCCCTAATTTTCGGAAACGACGACGTTGATTGGGTCCGCTCCGACGGCCGTGAATTCCACCAATGCCGACCTGCAT TTTTCAAGACTGGTGCTGTAAATTGTGCTTCAGGATCAGCTTATGCAGAGTTTGGAAATACCAAGGTCATTGTTTCTGT ATTTGGGCCAAGAGAGAGTAAGAAGGCAATGATGTACAGTGATATAGGACGCTTAAATTGCGATGTCAGCTATACAACTTTTGCTACCCCAGTTCGTGGACAG GGGTCGGACCACAAAGAATTTTCTTCAATGCTTCATAAAGCTTTAGAGGGTGCAATAATATTGGAAACTTTCCCCAAGACTACTGTGGATGTTTTTGCATTGGTGTTGGAATCTGGAGGCA GTGATTTTCCTGTAATCATATCATGTGCTAGCCTTGCCCTAGCAGATGCTGGGATAATGATGTATGACCTTGTTGCTTCGGTTTCTGTG TCTTGTCTTGGAAAGAACCTTGTCATCGATCCTATTTTGGAGGAGGAAAGCTACCAAGATGGAAGCTTAATGCTGACTTGTATGCCTTCTCGCTACGAGGTCACTCAACTAACTATTACTGGGGAATGGTCAACCCCAAAAGTTAATGAG GGAATGCAAATATGCCTGGATGCCTGCGCAAAGCTTGCGGTGATCATGAGGGCATGCTTGAAAGGGACTAATTCGACCTTGGAAGAAACATGA
- the LOC137742196 gene encoding protein CNGC15b-like translates to MGYGNSKSIRFQDDVELAKLPSVNGVGVGKLKYKIDGAQVAEPFEKEVSRNAGKSLKAKVLSRVFSEDYERVQKKILDPRGQTVRRWNKIFLVTCLVSLFVDPLFFYLPSARDEFCISIGEPLEVVLTFVRSVADVFYIIQIFINFRKAYIAPSSRVFGRGELVIEPSKIALRYLRLDFWIDLIAALPLPQVLIWIVIPTLSGSTVTNTKNVLRFIIIFQYIPRLFLIYPLSSQIVKATGVVTETAWAGAAYNLMLYMLASHVLGACWYLLSIERQESCWRSVCGLANTSCRYDYFDCRWAQDPNRKSWYQSSNITNLCTPDDYQFGIYGDAVTYDVTTSSFFNKYFYCLWWGLRNLSSLGQNLSTSTYVGEIMFAIIIATLGLVLFALLIGNMQTYLQSTTVRLEEWRIKRTDTEQWMRHRQLPPELRQSVRKYDQYKWLATRGVDEEALLKGLPMDLRRDIKRHLCLDLVRRVPLFDQMDERMLDAICERLKPALCTEGTFLVREGDPVNEMLFIIRGHLDSYTTNGGRTGFFNSCGIGPGDFCGEELLTWALDPRPSVILPSSTRTVKSISEVEAFALVAEDLKFVASQFRRLHSKQLRHKFRFYSHQWRLWSACFIQAAWRRCKKRREAAELKAKENHTENEPAKLPPVSDLVTYAARLAASTRRGANKHSGVVGSLQKPAEPDFSVEEE, encoded by the exons ATGGGTTATGGTAATTCAAAATCTATAAG aTTTCAAGATGATGTTGAACTAGCAAAGCTACCTTCAGTCAATGGGGTTGGTGTGGGAAAGCTTAAGTATAAGATTGATGGGGCACAAGTAGCAGAACCCTTCGAAAAGGAGGTGTCCCGGAATGCTGGAAAATCGTTAAAGGCTAAAGTTCTGTCCAGAGTCTTTTCCGAGGACTATGAGAGAGTGCAGAAGAAAATATTAGATCCTCGAGGACAGACTGTTCGCCGTTGGAACAAGATTTTCTTAGTAACTTGTTTAGTTTCTTTGTTCGTGGACCCTCTATTCTTTTACTTGCCATCGGCGAGAGATGAATTCTGCATTAGTATTGGAGAACCACTTGAAGTTGTTCTGACATTTGTTCGATCAGTGGCTGATGTTTTTTACATAATccaaatttttattaactttcGTAAAGCTTATATTGCACCTTCCTCTCGTGTATTTGGGAGAGGAGAGCTTGTAATAGAACCTTCAAAGATCGCATTGAGGTACCTACGCCTGGATTTCTGGATAGACCTCATTGCTGCCCTGCCCCTTCCTCAG gtccTGATTTGGATTGTAATCCCAACCCTTAGCGGTTCGACAGTGACAAACACAAAAAACGTCCTTCGATTCATCATAATCTTTCAATACATACCAAGGCTCTTTCTTATATATCCGCTCTCATCACAAATAGTTAAGGCCACTGGCGTTGTGACAGAGACAGCTTGGGCAGGGGCTGCATATAATCTGATGCTATACATGTTGGCAAGTCAT GTTTTAGGAGCTTGTTGGTACCTTCTTTCAATTGAGCGGCAAGAATCTTGTTGGAGAAGTGTTTGTGGTCTTGCAAATACGTCTTGCAGATATGATTACTTTGACTGTCGTTGGGCTCAAGACCCTAACAGGAAGTCCTGGTATCAGTCGAGTAATATCACAAATCTCTGTACTCCAGATGATTATCAGTTTGGTATATATGGTGATGCGGTGACATATGATGTTACAACCTCTTCGTTCTTCAACAAATACTTTTACTGCCTCTGGTGGGGTCTAAGAAACCTCAG TTCTTTGGGACAAAATCTTTCAACAAGTACTTACGTTGGAGAGATAATGTTTGCTATAATTATCGCGACTCTTGGTCTGGTTCTCTTCGCATTGCTGATTGGTAATATGCAA ACATACCTCCAATCCACAACTGTGAGACTAGAAGAGTGGAGGATAAAGAGAACTGACACAGAACAATGGATGCGTCATAGGCAACTGCCTCCAGAGCTAAGACAGTCTGTACGGAAGTATGATCAATACAAGTGGTTGGCTACTCGAGGAGTTGATGAGGAAGCTCTTCTCAAAGGCCTACCTATGGATCTTCGAAGGGACATCAAGCGCCACCTTTGCCTTGACCTTGTTCGACGA GTTCCTTTGTTCGATCAAATGGATGAAAGGATGCTGGATGCAATATGTGAGAGGCTTAAACCTGCCTTGTGTACCGAAGGCACATTTCTAGTCCGTGAGGGAGACCCTGTCAATGAAATGCTCTTCATAATTCGAGGCCACCTTGATTCTTACACCACAAATGGTGGTCGAACTGGATTTTTCAACTCATGCGGTATTGGCCCGGGTGACTTCTGTGGCGAGGAACTGCTGACATGGGCTTTGGACCCTCGTCCAAGTGTCATCCTGCCATCTTCAACGCGCACAGTCAAATCCATCTCTGAAGTAGAAGCATTTGCTCTAGTAGCAGAGGACTTGAAATTCGTAGCATCCCAGTTCAGAAGACTTCACAGCAAGCAACTTAGACACAAGTTCCGGTTCTATTCACATCAATGGAGATTATGGTCTGCATGTTTTATACAGGCAGCATGGCGTCGATGTAAGAAAAGAAGGGAAGCAGCCGAACTCAAGGCTAAAGAAAACCACACAGAAAATGAGCCTGCAAAACTTCCACCTGTGTCGGACTTGGTTACTTACGCTGCAAGGCTCGCTGCAAGCACCAGACGTGGTGCCAATAAGCATTCTGGGGTCGTTGGCTCATTGCAGAAGCCAGCGGAGCCTGATTTTTCAGTTGAGGAGGAATGA
- the LOC137743398 gene encoding receptor-like serine/threonine-protein kinase NCRK, producing the protein MKFQVKVALACVITLIVIRQGVCDEVSGSWNATDWTCRCSYQGNVSYTLEPYCSASCNCSQDAGSNTTWTCICAANGLPKVAADGHDPNCFTACNCTYGSLNAAQPSKNHFSSKVVVIILLACVILTTLAFISSVACYFCRRAKCSIQVPIFSPDKESSCNSASNLISYKSSSLFETKINMDSPISKGTGCFTSCILRSKPRATPGAIVQFSYFELESATNKFSDSNLIGLGGSSYVYRGQLNDGEVVAVKRLKALKGPDMDSVFLTEIEMLARLNHFNVVPLLGYCFETHGKNVERLLIFEYMDNGNLRDCLDGDEGKNMDWVTRVSIAIGAARGLEYLHEAAAPRILHRDVKSTNILLDENWQAKITDLGMAKRLKADGVPSTSSSPARMQGTFGYFAPEYAIAGRASLESDVFSFGVVLLELITGRKPIHKSTTKGEESLVIWAMPRLLDSRRVITELADPDLNGNFPEEEMQIMAYLAKECLLLDPDARPNMSEVVQILSTISPERSKRKNFSVNLFQHIGMDGHKDAEEIRRAKSSKGSVRCSLPLDIDRNLCAERDTHSVSDNMERLILLTSNARSCRANDIETVDLTEPRLESFCVTNGKPP; encoded by the exons ATGAGGTTTCCGGTTCATGGAATGCGACTGACTGGACATGTAGATGCTCATATCAAGGAAACGTGAGCTACACTCTAGAACCTTACTGTTCAGCATCCTGTAATTGCAGTCAGG ATGCTGGAAGTAATACTACATGGACATGCATATGTGCTGCCAATGGGCTTCCTAAAGTCGCAGCTGACGGTCATGATCCTAATTGTTTTACAGCCTGCAACTGCACTTATg GATCTCTCAATGCAGCACAGCCttcaaaaaatcatttttcgaGCAAAGTTGTTGTGATTATTCTTTTAGCATGTGTCATACTCACAACCCTGGCTTTTATTTCCTCGGTGGCATGCTACTTCTGCCGAAGGGCTAAGTGCTCTATTCAAGTGCCGATATTTTCGCCTGATAAGGAATCAAGTTGCAATAGTGCTTCCAACTTAATTAGCTATAAGAGTTCCTCATTGTTTGAGACCAAAATAAATATGGATTCCCCCATCAGTAAAGGCACAG GCTGCTTTACCTCTTGCATATTGAGGAGCAAACCCCGAGCTACACCTGGAGCAATTGttcaattttcatattttgaactGGAAAGTGCAACCAATAAGTTTTCAGATTCCAATCTAATAGGACTTGGTGGAAGCAGCTATGTCTATCGTGGCCAGCTCAATGATGGCGAAGTTGTGGCAGTTAAGCGTCTAAAAGCTTTGAAAGGGCCAGACATGGACTCTGTCTTTTTAACAGAG ATTGAAATGTTAGCCAGACTTAATCATTTTAATGTGGTGCCTTTGCTTGGCTACTGCTTTGAAACCCATGGAAAAAATGTTGAGAGGTTATTGATATTTGAGTACATGGATAACGGTAACCTGAGAGATTGTTTGGATGGGGATGAAGGGAAAAACATGGATTGGGTCACTCGAGTTTCAATTGCCATTGGAGCTGCAAGGGGTTTGGAATATCTCCATGAAGCAGCTGCTCCAAGAATTCTGCATCGAGATGTCAAATCCACAAACATTCTTCTGGATGAAAATTGGCAAGCAAAA ATAACTGATCTTGGTATGGCGAAACGTTTAAAAGCTGATGGTGTCCCTAGCACATCTAGTTCTCCAGCAAGAATGCAGGGGACTTTTGGTTATTTTGCACCGGAATATGCTATTGCTGGAAGAGCATCTCTTGAGTCAGACGTTTTCAGTTTTGGCGTAGTTCTTCTTGAGCTTATCACTGGTCGGAAGCCCATCCATAAATCAACCACTAAGGGAGAAGAAAGCCTTGTCATATGG GCTATGCCTCGTTTACTGGATAGTAGGCGAGTAATCACAGAGTTGGCGGATCCAGATTTAAATGGAAACTTCCCAGAAGAGGAGATGCAGATAATGGCTTACTTGGCAAAAGAATGTCTACTGTTGGATCCTGATGCTAGACCAAACATGAGTGAGGTTGTCCAAATCCTTTCAACTATTTCACCAGAGAGATCTAAAAGGAAAAACTTTTCTGTAAATCTTTTTCAG CACATAGGCATGGATGGCCATAAAGATGCTGAGGAGATAAGGCGAGCGAAATCCAGTAAAGGTTCAGTTCGGTGTTCACTGCCACTGGACATTGACCGTAACCTATGTGCTGAAAGAGACACGCATTCTGTTTCAGATAATATGGAGAGATTGATCCTCTTGACTTCAAATGCCAGGAGTTGTCGTGCCAACGATATTGAGACAGTGGATTTAACTGAGCCCAGGTTGGAGTCTTTTTGCGTAACAAATGGTAAGCCCCCATGA